A single genomic interval of Flavihumibacter rivuli harbors:
- a CDS encoding BlaI/MecI/CopY family transcriptional regulator translates to MERLSPQEEQAMQAVWQVGEGNVKAFLEQMEEPLPPYTTLASTIKNLEKKGFLESRQVGNMYIYRPTITEDEYKDRFMSHFIKDYFGNSYKAMVNFFVEEKKLSAKELKEILDLIEKGKKD, encoded by the coding sequence ATGGAAAGGTTGAGTCCGCAAGAAGAGCAAGCCATGCAGGCGGTCTGGCAGGTAGGGGAGGGAAATGTAAAGGCATTCCTGGAACAAATGGAAGAACCCTTGCCACCGTATACCACCCTGGCATCAACGATCAAGAACCTGGAGAAGAAGGGGTTCCTGGAGAGCCGGCAGGTAGGAAACATGTACATTTACCGGCCTACTATAACCGAAGACGAATACAAGGATCGGTTCATGAGCCATTTCATCAAGGATTATTTCGGCAACTCTTACAAGGCCATGGTCAACTTTTTTGTGGAAGAGAAGAAGCTTAGCGCGAAGGAATTGAAGGAGATCTTGGACCTGATCGAAAAAGGTAAGAAGGACTGA
- a CDS encoding M56 family metallopeptidase has protein sequence MPDLILYLVKLSLGLAAIYLFYWLMLRKLTFYQWNRWYLLGYSVCCFFLPLVNIHWWLDPADHGMVLLQYIPVMGQWQAGSDTPVVSTFNWQDTIPYVFYSGMALMMARLLVQYLSLLRISRTASLLVDDDVKLYEVKDRIIPFSFGNSVYINSSLHSEEELKEIIRHEMVHVRQRHTIDIIWSELLVVVNWFNPFAWLIRKAIRQNLEFLADRQVLEAGLDRKAYQYLLLKVVGQQQFSIASHLNFSALKTRIAMMNKIKSARVHLVKFSFALPVAAVLLLAFRDQQDDSQGRGLSQALATDTLPSHSWVNEKGFRLSVADNQGECIVIIKDTQGKLVKAMELNEWNKNKTAMVAKYGELPPPPPPPVPPAPPAAISPAAPVTHAGLIAPPPHPAHPAPPAHPSGISPMHGDHGAPPPPPPPPPAPRLPKELEGKVSWIDISHQQVTIRYKDGKVEKYDLDNPAQKAALDKKFGKTLTARLPQNMEMSISGESKPGEPVQVIIKGSQSGNLQSSDSNLPQPGPVYFIEGEEASPEKVKALDPNAIESINVLKGEKATGAYGEKGRNGVVEIKLKKAYGGQGQTVDL, from the coding sequence ATGCCTGACCTTATTCTTTACCTGGTTAAGTTGTCCCTCGGACTGGCTGCCATCTACCTGTTCTACTGGTTGATGCTCCGCAAGCTCACCTTCTACCAATGGAACCGATGGTATCTCCTGGGTTATTCGGTTTGCTGTTTCTTCCTGCCCCTGGTGAATATTCACTGGTGGCTCGACCCGGCTGACCATGGCATGGTCCTGCTTCAATATATCCCGGTAATGGGCCAATGGCAGGCGGGAAGCGATACACCTGTTGTAAGCACATTCAACTGGCAGGACACGATACCTTATGTATTCTATTCAGGAATGGCCTTGATGATGGCCAGGTTGCTGGTGCAATACCTGTCCTTGCTGCGCATATCCAGGACCGCCAGTTTGTTGGTGGATGATGATGTGAAGTTGTACGAGGTGAAGGACAGGATCATTCCCTTTTCATTTGGTAATTCCGTGTACATCAATTCATCGCTGCACTCGGAAGAGGAACTGAAGGAGATCATCCGCCATGAAATGGTGCATGTGCGGCAAAGGCATACCATTGACATCATCTGGTCGGAGTTGCTGGTGGTGGTGAACTGGTTCAATCCCTTTGCCTGGCTGATTAGGAAGGCGATCCGGCAGAACCTGGAATTCCTGGCCGACCGCCAGGTACTTGAGGCGGGACTGGACAGGAAGGCATACCAGTATCTCTTATTGAAAGTAGTAGGGCAACAACAATTCAGTATAGCCAGTCATTTGAATTTTTCAGCGTTAAAAACACGTATAGCCATGATGAACAAAATCAAATCCGCCAGGGTGCACCTGGTAAAATTCAGCTTTGCATTGCCGGTTGCGGCGGTGCTGCTGCTGGCCTTCCGGGACCAGCAGGATGATTCCCAAGGCCGGGGACTGTCCCAGGCCCTGGCCACAGATACCCTTCCTTCCCATTCCTGGGTAAACGAGAAAGGGTTCCGGCTTTCAGTGGCCGATAACCAGGGGGAATGCATTGTGATCATTAAGGATACCCAGGGTAAACTGGTGAAGGCAATGGAGCTGAACGAATGGAACAAGAACAAAACGGCCATGGTTGCTAAATATGGGGAGTTGCCCCCGCCACCCCCGCCGCCTGTTCCTCCAGCTCCGCCTGCTGCGATCTCACCTGCTGCTCCTGTAACCCATGCAGGCCTGATCGCGCCCCCGCCACACCCGGCACACCCGGCACCGCCAGCACATCCTTCTGGCATTTCTCCCATGCATGGAGACCATGGCGCGCCTCCACCGCCCCCTCCGCCTCCCCCTGCGCCCAGGCTTCCTAAGGAGTTGGAAGGAAAAGTAAGTTGGATCGATATTTCCCATCAGCAGGTCACCATTCGGTACAAGGATGGCAAGGTCGAAAAATATGACCTGGATAATCCTGCCCAGAAGGCAGCTTTGGATAAAAAGTTCGGTAAGACCCTGACCGCTCGTTTGCCCCAAAACATGGAAATGTCAATTAGTGGTGAAAGCAAGCCTGGTGAGCCGGTGCAGGTAATCATTAAGGGTAGCCAAAGCGGTAACCTCCAATCCTCGGATAGCAATTTACCCCAGCCTGGCCCGGTGTATTTCATTGAAGGGGAGGAGGCCAGTCCGGAAAAAGTGAAAGCGCTGGATCCCAATGCCATAGAGTCCATCAATGTCCTGAAGGGAGAAAAGGCCACTGGGGCATATGGCGAAAAGGGAAGGAATGGCGTTGTGGAGATCAAACTGAAAAAGGCTTATGGTGGGCAGGGCCAAACAGTAGATCTTTAA
- a CDS encoding acyl-CoA thioesterase yields the protein MEQRRAADSQVIMTELVLPNDTNLFGNLMGGRLMYWMDIAAALAAGKHCNAPVVTASVDNISFEAPIKLGNVVHIEAKVTRAFSTSMEVHLKVWGEDLTHQYKYKSNEAYYTFVALDPNRKPRPVPGLIAETDEEQKLFESALRRRQLRLILGGKMKPDDATELKALFQG from the coding sequence ATGGAACAAAGAAGAGCAGCAGACTCACAGGTGATCATGACCGAACTGGTATTACCCAACGATACCAACCTGTTCGGCAACCTGATGGGTGGACGATTAATGTATTGGATGGATATTGCGGCAGCCCTGGCAGCCGGCAAGCATTGCAATGCGCCGGTAGTGACCGCTTCCGTGGACAATATCTCCTTTGAGGCCCCGATCAAACTGGGAAATGTAGTACATATTGAAGCCAAGGTTACCAGGGCTTTCTCCACTTCAATGGAAGTTCACTTAAAGGTTTGGGGAGAAGACCTGACCCATCAGTACAAATACAAAAGCAACGAAGCCTATTACACATTTGTAGCGCTTGACCCCAATAGGAAACCAAGGCCTGTACCCGGCTTGATCGCTGAAACCGATGAAGAGCAAAAACTTTTTGAGAGTGCACTGAGAAGAAGGCAATTGAGGTTGATCCTCGGTGGCAAGATGAAACCGGATGATGCCACAGAACTGAAGGCCCTTTTCCAGGGATAA
- a CDS encoding mandelate racemase/muconate lactonizing enzyme family protein: protein MKITHIDIYRYSIPMHPFTIATSTMDAAQNTLVRVHTDEGITGIGECSAFPMILGETQSTCFVMAQDFARLWKGKDPMDISARMNELHLFTAGNATIKSAFDMALFDISAKTAGLPLYRFLGGREKKALETDLTIGIGAPAKMAEQAKEYIAKGVRIIKIKLGKDPKEDIERVHRIREAVGPAIGLRIDANQGWDPDGAKFALTAMGKYNIEFCEQPMRRYNDHFLPSLKKISPIPIMADESVFDHYDAIRIIEAGGCSYVNIKFAKSGGIMEARAINQACEARNTPCMMGGMLESRIALSAFAHFATAFDNVKFYDMDTCMMGHKLDPVIGGVRYNGFMVELPEGPGIGADADPAFLGQCEMMSI, encoded by the coding sequence ATGAAAATCACGCATATCGACATTTACCGCTACAGCATTCCCATGCATCCATTTACCATTGCCACCAGTACCATGGATGCTGCACAAAACACACTGGTCAGGGTACATACCGATGAAGGCATTACCGGCATTGGTGAATGCTCAGCATTCCCCATGATCCTAGGCGAAACACAATCCACCTGTTTTGTAATGGCCCAGGACTTTGCCAGGTTATGGAAAGGAAAGGATCCCATGGACATTTCCGCACGCATGAATGAACTGCACCTGTTCACTGCAGGCAATGCCACCATCAAGAGTGCATTCGATATGGCACTGTTCGACATATCGGCTAAAACAGCCGGGCTGCCACTTTACCGTTTCCTTGGGGGCAGGGAAAAGAAGGCGCTTGAAACTGACCTTACAATAGGAATCGGTGCTCCCGCTAAAATGGCCGAACAGGCAAAGGAATATATTGCAAAAGGTGTACGCATCATCAAGATCAAGTTGGGAAAGGACCCTAAAGAAGATATTGAAAGGGTTCATCGTATCCGGGAAGCAGTTGGACCGGCTATCGGCCTGCGGATCGATGCCAACCAGGGCTGGGACCCTGATGGGGCAAAGTTCGCCCTGACAGCGATGGGCAAATACAATATTGAATTCTGTGAACAGCCCATGCGGAGATACAACGACCATTTCCTTCCTTCCCTTAAAAAGATCTCACCCATTCCCATCATGGCCGACGAAAGTGTATTCGACCACTATGATGCCATCAGGATCATTGAAGCAGGCGGATGCAGTTACGTGAACATCAAATTTGCCAAAAGCGGCGGCATTATGGAAGCCAGGGCCATCAACCAGGCCTGCGAAGCCAGGAATACCCCCTGCATGATGGGTGGCATGCTGGAAAGCCGCATCGCCCTTTCTGCTTTTGCCCATTTTGCCACCGCCTTCGACAATGTAAAATTCTACGATATGGACACCTGTATGATGGGCCATAAACTTGACCCGGTGATCGGTGGTGTCAGGTACAATGGATTCATGGTGGAACTTCCGGAAGGACCGGGAATAGGGGCAGATGCAGACCCGGCATTCCTGGGACAATGTGAAATGATGAGCATTTGA
- a CDS encoding glycosyltransferase family 9 protein, translating to MKQQLPGVELHYLTKKSFAPIFQANPYVDRMHYLEDDLDAVIAGLQEEQFDWVIDLHHNLRTLKVKQALKVPSRSFDKLNIGKWIYTNFKINTLPNVHIVDRYMDTVKHLGVKNDGAGLDYFIPAEEEVKANDIPASHQVGYIGLVIGAALGTKQLPLERLKELATIIEHPIVLLGGPEDADNGSAIAAIDPIKIYNACGKFSLNESADLVRKSKLVITHDTGLMHIAAAFRKPIISVWGNTVPAFGMYPYFGELGGLSVSARSAIVEVDGLRCRPCSKIGYSKCPKGHFKCMQQIDLGRIKLLAQQLLSGRT from the coding sequence TTGAAACAACAGTTGCCGGGCGTTGAGCTGCATTACCTTACCAAGAAGTCATTCGCGCCGATCTTTCAGGCCAATCCATATGTTGACCGGATGCATTACCTGGAAGATGATCTTGATGCGGTTATTGCGGGACTGCAAGAGGAACAGTTTGATTGGGTGATCGACCTGCACCACAATCTACGCACCCTGAAAGTGAAACAGGCCTTGAAAGTGCCTTCGAGAAGTTTCGATAAGCTCAATATCGGCAAATGGATCTACACCAATTTTAAGATCAACACCCTGCCCAATGTTCATATTGTTGATCGGTATATGGATACTGTGAAGCATTTAGGGGTGAAGAATGATGGAGCCGGTCTTGATTATTTCATTCCGGCAGAAGAGGAGGTGAAGGCTAATGATATTCCCGCTTCCCATCAGGTAGGATATATAGGATTGGTGATCGGCGCTGCATTGGGAACCAAGCAACTTCCGCTCGAGCGATTAAAGGAGTTGGCAACCATTATTGAGCACCCCATTGTTTTGCTGGGTGGCCCGGAAGATGCTGACAATGGTTCCGCCATAGCCGCCATTGATCCCATCAAGATCTATAACGCCTGTGGTAAGTTCAGTCTGAACGAATCTGCCGACCTGGTGCGCAAGTCCAAGTTGGTCATTACCCATGATACAGGCTTGATGCATATCGCAGCCGCCTTCCGGAAACCCATTATTTCAGTTTGGGGCAATACTGTACCGGCTTTTGGGATGTACCCTTACTTTGGTGAACTGGGAGGGTTATCTGTTTCTGCGCGCTCCGCAATAGTAGAAGTGGATGGTCTTCGTTGCCGACCCTGCTCCAAGATCGGTTACAGCAAATGCCCGAAAGGCCATTTCAAATGCATGCAGCAAATTGACCTGGGCAGGATCAAGCTCCTGGCCCAACAGCTGCTTTCGGGTCGGACCTAG
- the mdh gene encoding malate dehydrogenase, with the protein MKVTVVGAGAVGATCADNIARKELCQELVLLDIKEGLAEGKAQDMMQTAALLGFDTKIIGSTNDYSKTAGSDVVVITSGIPRKPGMTREELIGTNAGIVKNVCENILKYSPDAIIIVISNPMDTMTYLALTATGLPKNRIIGMGGTLDSSRFKYQLSQHLGCSPGDLNAVVVGGHGDTTMIPLIRFATWNSVPVTKFLSEEQQKQIVADTMVGGATLTKLIGTSAWYAPGAAGAALVESILRDEKKLHTCCVKLDGEYGQNDICLGVPVVIGKNGWEKILDFGLNEEEQAAFNKSADAVRAMNDVLKTL; encoded by the coding sequence ATGAAAGTTACTGTAGTAGGTGCCGGAGCAGTAGGCGCAACCTGTGCCGATAATATTGCCCGCAAAGAACTGTGCCAGGAACTGGTTTTATTGGACATCAAGGAAGGCCTGGCCGAAGGCAAGGCCCAGGATATGATGCAAACCGCAGCATTGCTGGGATTCGATACCAAGATCATCGGATCTACCAACGATTATAGCAAGACCGCAGGAAGTGACGTGGTGGTGATCACCTCTGGTATCCCCCGTAAACCAGGCATGACCCGTGAAGAGCTGATCGGCACCAATGCCGGTATCGTTAAGAATGTTTGCGAGAATATCCTGAAGTATTCTCCCGATGCGATCATCATCGTGATCAGCAACCCAATGGATACCATGACCTACCTGGCCCTTACCGCTACAGGACTTCCCAAGAACCGCATCATCGGTATGGGTGGAACACTGGATAGCTCCCGCTTCAAGTACCAACTGAGCCAGCACCTGGGTTGCTCTCCTGGCGACCTGAATGCTGTTGTGGTGGGTGGACACGGCGATACTACCATGATCCCCCTGATCCGCTTCGCAACCTGGAATTCCGTTCCTGTTACCAAGTTCCTGTCAGAAGAACAGCAAAAGCAGATCGTTGCCGATACCATGGTAGGTGGTGCCACCCTTACCAAACTGATCGGGACTTCCGCATGGTATGCACCCGGTGCAGCCGGGGCCGCCCTGGTGGAAAGCATCCTGCGTGATGAAAAGAAATTGCATACCTGCTGCGTGAAGCTGGATGGCGAATACGGCCAGAATGATATCTGCCTTGGCGTTCCCGTAGTGATCGGTAAGAACGGCTGGGAGAAGATCCTGGATTTCGGCCTGAACGAAGAAGAGCAGGCTGCTTTCAATAAGAGCGCCGATGCCGTTCGTGCCATGAATGATGTATTGAAGACTTTATAA
- the hxpB gene encoding hexitol phosphatase HxpB, with product MANKAVIFDMDGLLIDSEPFWQEAGIETLQQFGASLTTEQYHSSTGLRTSEWIDHWFNHFKIDKQHAPEAITTIERKAIEKIGEKGQPMPGVEHIINFFKERQFKIGLASSSPMELINVVLEKLGLGPHLHGISSAGLLPYGKPHPQVYMDCADLLGVEPYYCVCFEDSFNGLIAAKAAKMKCVVVPAAGDIAHPKWGAADLKISSLTNFNELLLEGLWKK from the coding sequence ATGGCAAACAAAGCAGTAATTTTTGATATGGATGGCCTGCTGATCGATTCAGAGCCATTCTGGCAGGAAGCAGGGATAGAGACCCTGCAACAATTCGGCGCCTCCCTGACCACGGAGCAATACCATTCCAGTACCGGTTTGCGCACCAGCGAATGGATCGATCACTGGTTCAATCATTTTAAGATCGATAAGCAACATGCCCCGGAAGCCATCACCACCATCGAACGCAAGGCCATTGAAAAGATCGGTGAGAAAGGGCAACCCATGCCTGGAGTAGAACATATCATTAACTTCTTCAAGGAAAGACAATTCAAGATAGGGCTTGCCTCCTCCTCCCCAATGGAGCTCATCAATGTAGTGCTGGAGAAACTTGGTCTCGGGCCACATTTACATGGCATCAGCTCAGCAGGACTACTTCCTTATGGTAAACCCCATCCCCAGGTGTATATGGATTGTGCCGACCTGCTCGGAGTAGAACCTTACTACTGTGTATGTTTTGAAGATTCCTTTAATGGATTGATCGCAGCCAAGGCAGCCAAGATGAAATGCGTGGTAGTGCCGGCCGCCGGTGATATAGCGCATCCCAAGTGGGGGGCAGCCGACCTGAAGATATCTTCACTCACCAACTTCAATGAGTTGTTGCTGGAAGGCCTCTGGAAAAAATAG
- the accB gene encoding acetyl-CoA carboxylase biotin carboxyl carrier protein — protein MDFKQIQELIRLINKSNIGELTIEEKGFKVTIKQKQDNIQQVVSAAPVMAAQAYAAPAPAPAAAPAAAPAAEKPKAAEPAASNLVTIKSPMIGTFYRRPSPDKPLFVEVGDEVSPGKVVCIIEAMKLFNEIESEVKGKVVKILVDDASPVEYDQPLFLVEPA, from the coding sequence ATGGATTTCAAACAAATTCAGGAGTTGATCCGATTGATCAACAAGTCGAACATCGGTGAATTGACGATTGAGGAGAAAGGGTTCAAGGTTACGATTAAGCAAAAGCAAGACAACATCCAGCAAGTAGTATCAGCAGCTCCTGTAATGGCAGCCCAGGCCTATGCCGCCCCGGCTCCTGCCCCCGCAGCCGCTCCTGCAGCTGCGCCCGCCGCTGAAAAGCCCAAGGCCGCTGAACCTGCTGCATCCAACCTGGTTACCATAAAAAGCCCAATGATTGGTACTTTCTACCGTCGTCCTTCACCGGATAAGCCCCTCTTCGTAGAAGTAGGCGATGAGGTTAGCCCGGGTAAAGTGGTTTGTATCATTGAGGCCATGAAACTGTTCAATGAGATCGAGAGTGAAGTGAAGGGCAAGGTCGTTAAGATCCTTGTTGATGATGCTTCCCCCGTTGAATACGACCAGCCTTTGTTCCTGGTAGAACCTGCATAA
- a CDS encoding TlpA family protein disulfide reductase yields MKTLMQVLLSIFITMAAAQTSLAQQNPDQQPPAYLRYPTIPPFTLLGLDGNKITRDNISDKFPTVLMYFSPGCDHCQHQVTAMMAEKEKFRKVNLVMATYQPMEELKTFYKQYKLAEFPNLIIGRDEQFFFPPYYKMTGLPNIALYDKKQKLITNISGNAEVKTILQYLGIQ; encoded by the coding sequence ATGAAAACACTGATGCAAGTATTGCTTTCCATTTTCATCACCATGGCAGCGGCTCAAACATCCCTGGCCCAGCAAAATCCCGACCAGCAACCGCCGGCCTACCTGCGCTACCCGACCATCCCTCCTTTTACCTTATTGGGACTGGATGGCAACAAGATCACCCGTGACAATATCTCTGATAAATTCCCGACTGTACTGATGTATTTCAGTCCAGGTTGCGACCATTGCCAGCACCAGGTAACAGCAATGATGGCTGAAAAGGAGAAGTTCAGGAAAGTGAACCTGGTCATGGCCACCTACCAGCCGATGGAAGAATTAAAGACCTTTTACAAGCAATATAAACTTGCAGAATTTCCCAACCTGATCATTGGAAGGGACGAACAGTTCTTTTTCCCGCCTTATTATAAAATGACAGGATTACCCAATATCGCCTTGTACGACAAAAAACAGAAGCTGATCACCAATATCAGCGGTAACGCCGAAGTGAAGACCATTTTGCAGTACCTGGGCATCCAATGA
- a CDS encoding lysophospholipid acyltransferase family protein — protein MRNSLYCDFDCLFTQRQHMSDLIDRLKQIRLVRKLVYAVVGYASYPGLCIINKLKISGTEHIEKLPRKNVLFVSNHQTYFADVITFLHIFCAVKWGKRNELGVPYYLLNPYTNVYYVAAEETMRGSWISKFFILAGALTVKRTWRQGATEVRRGLDPSDTRKIERALGNSWVITFPQGTTRPFAPGRKGTALIIKKNKPIVVPVVINGFWRAFNKKGLSFKKKGSLLSVTFKEPLTIDYDAEPEVILEQVMNAIEQSKGYMMKVPHLAQAIQGAPEKQKS, from the coding sequence ATGCGCAATTCCTTATATTGCGACTTCGATTGCTTGTTCACCCAACGACAACACATGAGTGATTTGATAGATCGTTTAAAGCAGATAAGACTGGTAAGGAAACTGGTATATGCCGTAGTTGGTTATGCTTCCTATCCGGGACTCTGCATCATCAATAAGCTGAAAATATCCGGTACCGAACACATTGAAAAACTTCCCCGAAAGAATGTTCTTTTTGTCAGTAACCACCAAACCTATTTTGCCGATGTGATCACTTTCCTGCATATATTCTGTGCAGTAAAGTGGGGAAAGCGGAATGAACTGGGTGTGCCTTATTATTTGCTGAATCCCTATACCAATGTTTACTACGTAGCTGCTGAAGAAACCATGCGGGGCAGCTGGATCAGTAAGTTTTTTATCCTGGCCGGGGCGCTAACCGTGAAGAGGACCTGGCGGCAAGGAGCAACCGAAGTGAGGCGAGGCCTGGATCCTTCCGATACCAGGAAGATCGAAAGGGCGCTTGGGAACAGCTGGGTAATCACCTTTCCACAGGGTACCACCCGTCCTTTTGCACCGGGAAGGAAGGGTACTGCCTTGATCATCAAAAAGAACAAGCCCATCGTGGTTCCGGTGGTGATCAACGGTTTCTGGAGGGCCTTCAATAAGAAAGGACTGAGCTTTAAAAAGAAAGGATCACTGCTGAGTGTGACCTTTAAGGAACCATTGACCATCGACTATGATGCAGAACCTGAGGTGATACTGGAGCAGGTGATGAATGCCATCGAGCAAAGCAAGGGCTATATGATGAAGGTTCCCCATTTGGCGCAGGCCATACAAGGGGCTCCTGAAAAACAAAAATCCTGA
- the efp gene encoding elongation factor P encodes MANTSDISRGLIIKLDGSLYKIIEFGENKTARAAAKVWAKLKGVDNNRTIEQTWNSGDTIYPVRVERKNFQFLYKDDSGYNFMDNETFEQIAVQETLIDAPQFLKDGQEVSVLINTESESPMSIELPDKIVLLVTYSEPGVKGDTATRTLKPATVETGATVMVPLFVNEGELIRVNTKTGEYVERVKE; translated from the coding sequence ATGGCAAATACTTCGGATATCAGCCGTGGCCTGATCATTAAGCTGGACGGCAGCCTGTACAAGATCATTGAATTTGGTGAAAACAAGACAGCCCGTGCTGCTGCCAAGGTTTGGGCCAAGCTGAAGGGAGTGGACAATAACCGCACCATCGAACAGACCTGGAACAGTGGTGATACCATCTATCCGGTTCGTGTGGAGCGCAAGAACTTCCAGTTCCTCTACAAGGACGACAGCGGTTACAATTTCATGGATAACGAGACTTTCGAGCAGATCGCTGTGCAGGAAACCCTGATCGATGCTCCCCAGTTCCTGAAGGATGGCCAGGAAGTTTCTGTATTGATCAATACTGAATCCGAGTCCCCCATGAGCATAGAACTTCCTGATAAGATCGTATTGCTGGTAACCTATAGTGAGCCTGGCGTGAAAGGGGATACCGCAACACGTACCCTGAAGCCTGCAACCGTTGAAACCGGTGCTACTGTAATGGTTCCCCTGTTCGTGAATGAAGGAGAACTGATCCGCGTGAACACCAAGACTGGTGAATACGTAGAAAGGGTAAAGGAATAA
- the accC gene encoding acetyl-CoA carboxylase biotin carboxylase subunit, with the protein MFKKILIANRGEIALRVIRTCREMGIKTVAVYSTADKDSLHVKFADEAVCIGRPQSADSYLNIPHLMAAAEITNADAIHPGYGFLAENARFAEICGEHGIKFIGPTPDQIRAMGDKMTAKETMIRAGVPVIPGSGGLLESLEEAKSVAKDMGYPVIIKATAGGGGKGMRVVWSEDEIERAYNTAKAEALAAFKNDGIYMEKFVEEPRHIEIQIAGDRYGKVCHLSERDCSIQRRHQKLVEESPSPFMTPELRYAMGEAAKKAASAINYEGVGTIEFLVDKHRNFYFMEMNTRIQVEHCVTEEVINFDLIKEQIKIAMGEPISGRDYEPQMHAIECRINAEDPYNDFRPSPGKITVLHTPGGHGVRVDSHVYAGYTIPPYYDSMIGKLITVARTREEAIDTMYRALSEYVIEGIKTTIPFHLQLMQNEDFRSGNFTTKFLETFKMK; encoded by the coding sequence ATGTTCAAAAAAATATTGATCGCCAACCGTGGTGAGATCGCCCTTCGTGTGATCAGGACTTGCCGTGAAATGGGTATCAAAACGGTTGCCGTTTATTCAACTGCCGATAAGGACAGTTTGCATGTGAAATTTGCGGACGAGGCAGTTTGTATTGGCCGCCCCCAGAGTGCTGATTCCTACCTCAACATCCCGCACCTGATGGCTGCTGCTGAGATCACCAATGCCGATGCGATCCATCCGGGTTACGGCTTCCTGGCAGAAAATGCCCGCTTCGCCGAGATCTGTGGTGAGCATGGTATCAAGTTCATCGGCCCCACTCCCGACCAGATCAGGGCCATGGGTGATAAGATGACCGCAAAGGAAACCATGATCCGCGCCGGTGTTCCGGTTATTCCCGGAAGCGGCGGATTGCTGGAAAGCCTGGAAGAGGCCAAGAGCGTGGCCAAGGATATGGGTTACCCTGTCATCATCAAGGCAACTGCCGGTGGTGGCGGTAAGGGTATGCGTGTGGTATGGTCCGAAGATGAGATCGAGCGTGCGTACAATACTGCGAAGGCGGAAGCCCTTGCTGCCTTCAAGAATGACGGGATCTATATGGAGAAGTTCGTGGAAGAGCCCCGTCACATCGAGATCCAGATCGCCGGTGACCGTTATGGTAAAGTGTGCCACCTGAGTGAGCGCGACTGTTCTATCCAGCGCCGCCACCAGAAGCTGGTGGAAGAATCCCCTTCTCCCTTCATGACCCCTGAACTTCGTTATGCCATGGGGGAAGCGGCCAAGAAAGCAGCTTCTGCTATCAATTACGAAGGCGTTGGTACCATCGAGTTCCTGGTAGATAAGCACCGCAATTTCTATTTCATGGAAATGAATACCCGTATCCAGGTAGAACATTGCGTTACGGAAGAAGTGATCAACTTCGACCTGATCAAGGAACAGATCAAGATCGCCATGGGTGAACCCATCAGCGGCCGTGATTATGAGCCCCAGATGCATGCCATCGAATGCCGGATCAACGCGGAAGACCCATACAACGATTTCCGTCCTTCACCAGGTAAGATCACCGTGCTGCATACACCTGGTGGACATGGTGTTCGGGTAGACAGCCATGTTTACGCAGGCTACACCATTCCTCCTTACTACGATTCCATGATCGGTAAGCTGATCACGGTTGCGCGTACCCGTGAGGAAGCCATCGATACCATGTATCGTGCATTGAGTGAGTATGTGATAGAAGGAATCAAGACCACTATTCCTTTCCACCTGCAACTGATGCAGAATGAGGATTTCAGGAGTGGTAATTTTACCACGAAGTTCCTGGAGACCTTCAAGATGAAGTAA